Within the candidate division KSB1 bacterium genome, the region CTGTCCACAAAATCGTTTAATGTGGTCCCGCCCTTTTCGATGGCTTGATTGAGAACATTTTGTATCGAACGAAAAAGTTTAGCCCAGTCCTTTTTTGAGAGCTTGTTCGAAGCTTTCTTCGGATGAATGCCCGCATAAAACAAAGATTCGCTCGCATAAATATTGCCGACCCCGACCATAAAATTCCCATCCATGAGCAGATTTTTAATTGGCTTCTTCCAGTTGCGCGACTTTTCAAAGAGCGCCTCAGGCCGCGTTTCAGGCGCCAGGGGTTCCACGCCGAGATTTATAAAACGCGGGTAAGTTTCCAAACCGCCCGGAGCTACCGCATCTACCATACCAAAGCGGCGGGTGTCTCGAAAGCGCAGCTCGGTGTTATCATCGAGATAGAATATCACATGATCATGCTTTTCAAATGGTGGGGACCCGGTTAAGAGCAGAAGCCTGCCGCTCATGCCAAGATGCAGGACGAGCGTGCTGTCCTGCTCAAATTTGATTAGCAAATATTTCGCCCGCCGGTCGATATTAACGACCTTTTGGCCAAGAACGAGCTGCCGCAACCTGGTTTCATCAACCGGCCAGCGCAGCCTCGCATCCCGGACGAGGATTC harbors:
- the mutM gene encoding bifunctional DNA-formamidopyrimidine glycosylase/DNA-(apurinic or apyrimidinic site) lyase, whose amino-acid sequence is MPELPEVETICRALKKTLPGRKIERILVRDARLRWPVDETRLRQLVLGQKVVNIDRRAKYLLIKFEQDSTLVLHLGMSGRLLLLTGSPPFEKHDHVIFYLDDNTELRFRDTRRFGMVDAVAPGGLETYPRFINLGVEPLAPETRPEALFEKSRNWKKPIKNLLMDGNFMVGVGNIYASESLFYAGIHPKKASNKLSKKDWAKLFRSIQNVLNQAIEKGGTTLNDFVDSNGEVGYFQLSLAVYGREGEKCRRCKSVIERYVQVGRSTYFCPGCQG